ATAAAGTAAAATAAGGGCAATATATGCCCTTATCCATTTTATAAACCTACACTAATTAAAAGTGCAGTATCTACTTTTTTCATATCGCTATCAGTCATATGACCAATTTTTTCTTTTAATCTTTTTTTATCTAGTGTTCTTATTTGTTCTAGCAAAACTACTGAATCCTTATTTAACCCATACTCTTCTGAAGAAATTTCAACATGAGTAGGGAGTTTCGCCTTGTTTATCTGAGACGTAATAGCTGCAATAATAATAGTGGGACTGTACTTATTTCCAATATCATTTTGAATTATAATTACTGGTCTAACCCCACCTTGTTCTGAGCCTACAACCGGACTCAAATCAGCATAAAATATATCTCCTCTTTTCACTATTGTTGTCATTAGACAAATCACTCTCCGAAAGCTTAACTTCGTAATCTTTAAAATCTTTAATATCAATTTCAAAACCCATGTCAGCTATTTCTAAATTTAATTCAGCCATTTCTAAATAACCACGTTTCATTTCATCTATATAACTAAGCCTTTTCTTTTCCTCAATATATAGTATTATAGCTTCCCTAAAAAATTCACTTCTTTTTTTAGAATCTTTCTGAAGTGCCTTATTAAATTCAATATAAAGTGTTTCTGAGAGGTTTACTACTAATTTCTTTGAAGTAGACATAGAAAATTTAATACCTCCTATTTACTTTAGAGCAATATGTATAAAGTATATTATAATTCAACCTATGTCAATCTGTCAAAGAAATTATCCGTATTTTCACTCTTTTACATTGCAATTTTTACAAATAATTGGTTTATTCTACATATAATACTACACGTAATTTCTTATTTTTACGACCTTACCATCTTTTATGTAGACCCTTGGAACTCTTTTACCAATCATACAAACTATTTCATAGTTTATAGTTCCTATTAGTTCCGCTATTGTATCCGCTGTAAATTTATTATTCTTATCTTCACCCATTAGTATAACCTCATCACCAATTTTAACTCCTTCAATATCAGTAACATCAATCATACATTGATCCATGCAAATCCTACCTATTACTGGAGCAAAGCTATCTTTTATGATAACCTTTCCCTTTTGATATAGAAGTCTTGTATATCCATCAGCATAGCCAACCGGAAGTGTAGCTATAATACTTTCTCTTTGTGTTTCAAACTTTCTTCCATAACTCACGTATTCTCCAGGTGGCAGTGTTTTTATGTGCACTACATTTGTTTTTAAGGTCATTACGGGTTTTAAGTTTATACTTTCCTTATTTACCTCTCCAGAAGGATAATAGCCATATAAGATTATTCCTGGGCGTACTGCC
This DNA window, taken from Clostridium estertheticum, encodes the following:
- a CDS encoding type II toxin-antitoxin system PemK/MazF family toxin encodes the protein MTTIVKRGDIFYADLSPVVGSEQGGVRPVIIIQNDIGNKYSPTIIIAAITSQINKAKLPTHVEISSEEYGLNKDSVVLLEQIRTLDKKRLKEKIGHMTDSDMKKVDTALLISVGL
- a CDS encoding CopG family transcriptional regulator — translated: MSTSKKLVVNLSETLYIEFNKALQKDSKKRSEFFREAIILYIEEKKRLSYIDEMKRGYLEMAELNLEIADMGFEIDIKDFKDYEVKLSESDLSNDNNSEKRRYILC